One stretch of Sulfuricystis multivorans DNA includes these proteins:
- a CDS encoding glycosyltransferase: protein MKRPLRILHTESSMNLGGQELRILLEMERMEPLGCESWLAARHDSAILAEAQRRGLRAFSLPLHNRFDPVSMAILWRFMQRERIDVVNAHGSRDAWNAFLVARCLGIATLRSRHVANPIRRHRIGQLVYGALCDMIVTTSESIRAGLIEAGIDAAKIVSVPTGIDVTEFSSAKRTGMVRRELGIPENVPLIGMISILRGDKGPDTFLDACERLLSQRADVWCVLAGDGPLRPRLEAQHAMLSHRDRIVFAGFRRDIPQLLAELDALVLASKSSEGVPQVILQAHAARVPVVATRVGGISEVAQEGVTAFMAQPNDPNSLCHAMHGALKDASLASAQIARGYALVSQSYSLEVMLRRMADIYGGLANGKISS, encoded by the coding sequence ATGAAGCGGCCGTTGCGCATCTTGCATACCGAATCCTCCATGAACCTGGGTGGACAGGAATTGCGGATTCTGCTCGAAATGGAACGCATGGAACCGCTCGGCTGCGAATCTTGGCTCGCAGCCAGGCATGATTCTGCCATTCTCGCTGAGGCCCAACGCCGCGGCCTGCGCGCTTTTTCTCTACCGCTGCATAATCGTTTCGACCCAGTCAGCATGGCCATACTATGGCGGTTCATGCAACGCGAACGGATCGACGTAGTCAATGCACACGGCTCACGCGACGCTTGGAACGCCTTTCTGGTCGCGCGCTGTCTGGGCATCGCCACGCTGCGTTCGCGCCATGTCGCAAACCCCATCCGTCGCCATCGCATCGGTCAATTGGTTTATGGCGCGTTGTGCGACATGATCGTGACGACCAGCGAATCGATTCGCGCCGGCTTGATCGAGGCCGGCATCGATGCTGCGAAGATCGTATCGGTTCCCACCGGAATCGACGTCACCGAGTTTTCTTCGGCCAAACGCACCGGTATGGTGCGCCGCGAACTTGGCATCCCGGAGAATGTTCCTCTCATTGGTATGATCTCGATCCTGCGCGGCGACAAGGGGCCCGACACCTTTCTCGATGCCTGCGAGCGCCTGTTGAGTCAGCGTGCCGATGTCTGGTGCGTATTGGCCGGCGATGGTCCGCTGCGACCTCGATTGGAAGCGCAACATGCCATGCTTTCCCATCGCGACAGGATCGTATTCGCTGGCTTTCGCCGCGACATACCCCAGCTGCTCGCCGAACTGGATGCGTTGGTGCTCGCCTCGAAATCGAGCGAGGGCGTGCCACAAGTGATTCTCCAAGCGCATGCCGCGCGCGTGCCCGTCGTCGCCACGCGTGTCGGCGGGATCAGCGAGGTTGCCCAGGAGGGGGTGACTGCTTTCATGGCGCAACCGAACGATCCCAATAGCCTCTGCCACGCCATGCACGGAGCGCTCAAAGATGCTTCCTTGGCCAGCGCTCAAATAGCCCGTGGTTATGCATTGGTGTCCCAATCGTACTCCCTAGAGGTAATGCTCAGGCGCATGGCGGACATCTATGGGGGTTTGGCAAATGGCAAGATTTCAAGCTAG
- a CDS encoding glycosyltransferase family 4 protein, protein MARILFVVLDSTKPSTRLRMLPLAAALRRAGHATTLSKVPTTVTGRLALLAVARRHDCIVLQKKLFPVSYSRLLKMANPRIVFDVDDAVMFHELERSETVRGKFFVRFMAIAAASQQVVAGNRFLAEFASAARPADDKGVAVMPTPVDTSRMPAKSCHTSSHRITIGWIGTKGNLQQLVPLRGILSQLAQEFPQMQLRIVADASIEIPGVPLDFKPWSAEEEITDLHGFDIGIMPLADTLWSRGKGGYKLLQYMAAGLPAVASPVGINNDILRHGENGLLAATAAEWYTCLRDLLADAGLRERLGRAARKTAESDYSLDEYLRRYAALIEDSLQ, encoded by the coding sequence ATGGCGCGCATCCTCTTCGTCGTTCTCGACAGCACCAAACCCAGCACTCGCCTGCGCATGCTACCGCTTGCTGCGGCACTACGCCGGGCCGGTCACGCAACCACACTCAGCAAAGTGCCCACTACCGTGACTGGTCGCCTGGCCTTGTTGGCAGTAGCACGCCGCCATGATTGCATCGTGCTCCAGAAGAAACTTTTTCCGGTCAGTTATTCCCGCCTCCTCAAGATGGCCAACCCACGCATCGTTTTCGATGTCGACGATGCCGTCATGTTTCATGAGCTCGAGCGCAGCGAAACCGTCCGCGGCAAATTCTTCGTCCGCTTCATGGCCATTGCCGCGGCAAGCCAACAGGTCGTCGCCGGAAATCGCTTTCTCGCCGAATTCGCCTCGGCAGCACGACCCGCAGACGACAAAGGCGTAGCTGTCATGCCGACACCGGTCGACACCAGTCGGATGCCTGCGAAATCTTGCCATACATCTTCCCACCGCATCACCATTGGCTGGATTGGGACCAAAGGAAATCTGCAGCAGCTCGTTCCGCTCCGTGGCATACTGAGCCAGCTGGCGCAGGAGTTCCCGCAAATGCAGTTGCGCATCGTCGCCGATGCCAGTATCGAGATTCCGGGCGTGCCCCTCGATTTCAAGCCGTGGAGCGCCGAAGAAGAAATCACTGATTTGCATGGTTTCGATATCGGCATCATGCCACTCGCCGATACGCTTTGGTCGCGAGGGAAAGGCGGCTACAAACTACTGCAGTACATGGCCGCCGGTTTGCCGGCGGTCGCATCGCCGGTTGGCATCAACAATGACATCCTGCGCCATGGTGAAAATGGGCTGCTGGCTGCCACTGCCGCAGAATGGTATACCTGCCTGCGCGATCTCCTGGCCGATGCAGGATTGCGTGAACGTCTTGGCCGAGCGGCACGAAAAACGGCGGAAAGCGATTACTCGCTTGATGAATATCTGCGCCGCTACGCTGCCTTGATCGAAGATAGCCTGCAATGA
- a CDS encoding class I SAM-dependent methyltransferase: protein MSKEIVYDKYRQRGDYHWRQMSRNPLHMSAYVRSRYRHCIDLFETHAGSLAGKRIIDFGCGDGAFAYWLTQYGAQVVGIDPTHEAIVLGRKRHLTQGSQAILLTASGYATPFADASFDGLISSDVIEHVQHPDRFLAEIHRLLKPGGWAVISTPIRLSEKPMDRLHVVEWFPNEFQALIRSVFANADFHRSHPVFWGELSRRSKLLRIATNLLSLFADPFAGTRKWGLFELQYAVCQKAA, encoded by the coding sequence ATGAGCAAAGAAATCGTCTATGACAAGTATCGCCAACGCGGCGATTACCACTGGCGCCAGATGTCGCGTAACCCATTACACATGAGCGCCTATGTGCGCTCACGCTATCGCCACTGCATCGACCTTTTCGAAACGCATGCCGGGAGCCTAGCCGGAAAAAGAATCATCGATTTCGGTTGTGGCGACGGAGCATTTGCTTACTGGCTCACCCAATATGGAGCGCAGGTCGTGGGTATCGATCCCACCCACGAAGCCATCGTGCTGGGCCGAAAACGCCATCTCACACAGGGCAGTCAGGCCATTCTCCTTACCGCGAGCGGCTACGCCACGCCTTTTGCCGATGCCAGTTTCGATGGCCTCATCTCTTCGGACGTCATCGAGCACGTTCAGCATCCCGATCGTTTTCTGGCCGAAATCCATCGATTGCTCAAACCTGGTGGCTGGGCGGTCATCTCGACCCCCATTCGCCTGAGCGAAAAACCAATGGATCGCCTGCATGTCGTCGAATGGTTTCCGAACGAATTCCAGGCACTGATCCGCAGCGTGTTCGCCAATGCCGATTTTCATCGATCCCATCCCGTTTTCTGGGGGGAGCTATCACGCCGCTCCAAACTCTTGCGCATCGCGACGAATCTGCTCTCTCTCTTCGCCGATCCGTTTGCCGGCACCCGCAAATGGGGCCTTTTCGAACTTCAGTACGCAGTTTGCCAAAAAGCAGCTTGA
- a CDS encoding glycosyltransferase family 4 protein: MSVSLHSSFPKILMASHHASRRGSAISLVELGRRLPEFGYEPFFVFSKDGPLLDDLRSQDMPSEVVKRRGWLRWPLIRDTIALIRRNRIDLAHVNSAVPFAKYVALAAKWCGIPVVWHIREPIEDKRMKRQRPWILRLADKIVVLTREQADYFACPDKIVRIFNGVELANFRRQMPIEDAKRALGLAPDNFLFVQIGSIETNKGQARTIKAFAALLAQAAHARLLIVGAPVESDALDELQLLIAADSALRSTVRLHGATEDVASVLWAADCLVLPSLRESFPRTVMEAMASGVPVIATRVGALADMIDDGSTGWLVPPDDHAALVRAMDKAMRLDASERIEYARRCVAVAEERFSMAAHVTAVTKLYGRLLGQGGMTPNEQRNRL, from the coding sequence ATGAGCGTGTCGCTGCACTCTTCTTTTCCCAAAATCCTGATGGCCTCCCACCATGCGAGTCGGCGCGGCTCTGCCATCAGTCTCGTCGAACTGGGCAGACGCCTGCCCGAATTCGGCTACGAACCCTTCTTCGTTTTCAGCAAAGACGGCCCTTTGCTCGACGATTTGCGTTCTCAGGATATGCCCAGCGAGGTAGTGAAGCGTAGGGGTTGGTTACGCTGGCCCCTGATCCGCGACACGATTGCCTTGATCCGTCGTAACCGTATCGACCTTGCCCATGTCAACTCGGCAGTGCCGTTTGCAAAATATGTCGCGCTAGCAGCCAAGTGGTGTGGCATTCCCGTCGTTTGGCACATTCGTGAGCCTATCGAAGACAAGCGCATGAAACGGCAGCGCCCTTGGATCCTGCGCCTGGCTGACAAAATCGTCGTACTCACCAGGGAGCAAGCGGACTATTTCGCTTGCCCAGACAAGATCGTCCGCATTTTCAATGGAGTGGAACTTGCAAACTTCCGGCGGCAGATGCCGATCGAGGACGCCAAGCGAGCCTTGGGGCTGGCGCCGGATAATTTCTTGTTTGTGCAAATTGGCAGTATCGAAACAAACAAGGGGCAGGCACGTACCATCAAAGCGTTCGCCGCTCTTCTTGCACAGGCAGCCCACGCGCGACTCCTCATCGTTGGTGCCCCGGTCGAAAGTGATGCGCTTGACGAGCTGCAGCTTCTTATTGCTGCCGACTCAGCGTTACGCTCCACTGTGAGGCTCCATGGCGCCACCGAGGACGTCGCGTCTGTGCTGTGGGCGGCGGATTGTCTCGTGCTGCCCTCTTTGCGGGAATCGTTTCCACGCACCGTGATGGAAGCGATGGCATCCGGCGTTCCCGTAATCGCCACCCGCGTGGGCGCCCTAGCGGACATGATCGATGATGGCAGCACCGGCTGGCTCGTCCCTCCCGACGACCACGCCGCTCTCGTCCGCGCCATGGACAAGGCGATGCGCCTCGATGCCAGCGAGCGCATCGAATACGCTCGACGCTGTGTAGCGGTAGCGGAAGAGCGCTTCTCGATGGCGGCACATGTCACCGCGGTGACGAAGCTCTATGGTCGGTTACTCGGCCAAGGAGGAATGACCCCGAATGAGCAAAGAAATCGTCTATGA
- the msbA gene encoding lipid A export permease/ATP-binding protein MsbA, producing the protein MKYFDHSLSGTSSLGLYLRLLGYVRPYWRMLVAAVIGMALTAATEPLFPALMKPLLDGNLGANDPQAWWKYPLAIIGVVALRGLFGFLGGYCMHWLSHRITADLRSAMFARIVRLPTTFFDANPASRIVARVTNDVNGLSAAATTVLTTLVRDSLTIVALLAWMIYLNWNLTLVSLLIIPLVLVSMRYFSQRMRRLSRSLLASYGDMAQGLQEATEGHRVIKIHSAQEIENKRFRRDTEYFRGLNMRISVAGELLMPLIQLIAALALAIVVGIAVHQAHRDLTSVGAFVSFITAMLMLLAPAKRLAGLSMPLQRGLAAAESVFSLLDEPAERDQGRLDPPLGSGSLEVRQVSFSYPHTSRPALNEISFSVRPGEMIAIVGLSGSGKTTLFNLLVRFYDDYSGQILIDGIDSREMTLAALRRRFALVSQDIFLFNDTVAANIAYGNPNATMEEIRMAANAAHATSFIEALPNGFDTQIGDKGVRLSGGQRQRVAIARAVLKKAPILLLDEATSALDSESERYVQAAIEALMGQSTTLVIAHRLSTVRRAQRILVIAKGRIVEAGTHDELIALGGEYKKLYDIQFHSEEKAGAEA; encoded by the coding sequence ATGAAGTATTTCGATCACTCCCTCTCCGGCACATCGAGCCTTGGCCTGTATCTGCGCCTGCTCGGCTATGTCAGACCCTACTGGCGAATGCTCGTCGCCGCGGTGATCGGCATGGCGCTGACAGCTGCTACGGAACCACTTTTCCCGGCCTTGATGAAGCCACTGCTCGATGGCAATCTGGGTGCGAACGATCCACAGGCCTGGTGGAAATATCCCTTGGCGATCATCGGGGTCGTCGCACTGCGCGGATTGTTCGGTTTCTTGGGTGGCTATTGCATGCACTGGCTCAGCCATCGGATCACGGCCGATTTGCGCAGCGCGATGTTCGCCCGCATCGTACGCCTGCCGACGACTTTCTTCGATGCCAATCCCGCTTCGCGCATCGTTGCGCGTGTCACCAACGATGTCAATGGCCTGAGTGCAGCCGCCACTACCGTTCTAACCACTTTGGTGCGTGACTCGCTGACGATCGTTGCTTTACTCGCCTGGATGATCTACCTGAACTGGAATCTGACGCTGGTCAGTTTGTTGATCATCCCGTTGGTGCTGGTATCGATGCGCTACTTTTCGCAGCGTATGCGTCGCTTGTCTCGTTCCTTGCTCGCCTCGTATGGAGACATGGCCCAAGGGCTGCAAGAGGCAACAGAAGGACATAGGGTCATCAAAATTCATTCTGCTCAAGAGATCGAGAACAAACGTTTCCGGCGCGACACCGAGTATTTCCGTGGTCTCAACATGCGCATTTCTGTAGCTGGAGAGCTACTGATGCCACTGATCCAGCTGATTGCGGCGTTGGCATTGGCAATCGTCGTCGGGATTGCCGTCCATCAAGCACACCGGGATTTGACCAGTGTCGGCGCCTTCGTCTCGTTCATCACTGCGATGTTGATGCTGCTTGCCCCGGCAAAACGTCTGGCGGGTCTCAGTATGCCTCTCCAACGGGGTCTGGCAGCAGCAGAGAGTGTTTTTTCCTTGCTCGACGAACCTGCCGAGCGCGACCAAGGCAGACTCGACCCACCGCTTGGATCCGGTTCCCTTGAAGTTCGCCAGGTGAGCTTCAGCTATCCGCATACCAGCCGACCCGCCCTCAACGAGATCAGTTTTTCCGTCCGTCCAGGCGAAATGATTGCCATCGTGGGCCTTTCGGGTAGTGGCAAGACAACCTTATTCAATCTTCTGGTGCGTTTTTACGACGATTACTCCGGCCAGATTTTGATCGACGGCATAGATAGCCGTGAGATGACGCTCGCTGCATTGCGCCGACGCTTCGCTCTGGTTTCTCAGGACATCTTTCTTTTCAACGATACGGTGGCGGCAAATATCGCTTACGGCAACCCCAACGCCACTATGGAAGAAATTCGCATGGCCGCCAATGCCGCTCATGCAACCAGTTTCATCGAAGCCTTGCCCAATGGCTTCGATACCCAGATCGGCGATAAAGGCGTCCGCCTCTCCGGCGGTCAGCGGCAGCGGGTGGCAATCGCCCGCGCCGTCCTGAAAAAAGCGCCCATTCTGCTTCTCGACGAAGCTACTTCGGCACTCGATTCAGAATCCGAGCGCTACGTGCAAGCCGCCATCGAAGCATTGATGGGACAATCGACCACACTGGTGATTGCACACCGCCTGTCCACTGTGCGTCGTGCCCAGCGCATCCTCGTCATAGCAAAGGGTCGCATCGTCGAAGCCGGCACCCATGATGAGCTCATCGCACTTGGCGGGGAGTATAAAAAACTCTATGACATACAGTTTCACAGCGAGGAAAAAGCCGGGGCCGAGGCATGA
- the rfaQ gene encoding putative lipopolysaccharide heptosyltransferase III, translating into MSELRRVLVIKLRHHGDVLLASPIFSTLKEIAPHCEVDALVYADTLPMLAGHSDISHIHTIDRQWKKLGLLGQTKAELGLLRRLRQRGYDLVIHLTDHWRGAWLVRILRPRLSVALLPTLHPPPAYWRRSFTHLAPLPPLGNRHTVECHLDALRAVGWKPPKELRRLIFQPSEQARKRVMALLTTQGVAKERLIHIHPASRWMFKNWSAAGFAELISSLTKEGFQPVVTSAPSEREKTFVADILSQCRQLPVDLSGQLTLEELGALIEVARLSVCVDSAPMHLAAAVGTPVVALFGPSNENEWGPWQVPHRVLTASFSCRPCRLDGCGGGKVSECLEAISAAEVLAAVHDLLEKTA; encoded by the coding sequence TTGTCCGAGCTGCGTCGGGTGCTGGTGATCAAATTGCGCCATCATGGTGATGTGCTGCTTGCCAGCCCCATATTCAGCACACTGAAGGAGATTGCTCCGCATTGTGAGGTAGATGCGCTTGTCTATGCCGACACCCTGCCCATGCTGGCTGGCCACAGCGATATCTCCCATATTCACACCATCGATCGGCAATGGAAAAAGCTCGGTTTGCTGGGCCAGACCAAGGCCGAATTGGGCCTGTTGCGTCGGTTGCGTCAACGCGGCTACGATCTGGTCATCCATCTCACCGATCATTGGCGCGGTGCCTGGCTGGTGCGCATCCTGCGTCCACGACTGAGCGTCGCCCTCCTGCCAACCTTGCATCCACCACCGGCTTATTGGCGGCGATCCTTCACCCATCTTGCCCCACTCCCTCCGTTGGGCAATCGCCACACGGTCGAATGCCATCTCGACGCCCTGCGAGCCGTGGGCTGGAAACCACCGAAAGAATTACGCCGGTTGATTTTTCAACCCAGTGAGCAAGCACGCAAGCGCGTGATGGCCCTGCTGACTACGCAGGGTGTCGCAAAGGAACGTCTGATCCATATCCATCCAGCTTCCCGTTGGATGTTCAAAAACTGGAGCGCCGCAGGTTTCGCCGAATTGATTTCTTCCCTGACCAAAGAGGGCTTTCAGCCCGTCGTGACGAGCGCTCCCAGCGAACGCGAAAAGACATTCGTCGCTGACATCCTCTCCCAATGTCGCCAGCTCCCCGTGGATCTATCCGGCCAGCTCACGCTCGAAGAATTGGGCGCCCTGATTGAGGTAGCCCGCCTGTCCGTCTGTGTCGATTCAGCGCCAATGCATTTGGCCGCCGCCGTGGGAACGCCAGTCGTAGCCCTGTTCGGCCCCTCGAACGAAAATGAATGGGGACCTTGGCAAGTCCCGCATCGGGTATTGACCGCATCCTTTTCCTGTCGCCCCTGCCGACTCGATGGCTGTGGCGGTGGCAAAGTGTCCGAATGTCTCGAAGCCATTTCTGCAGCAGAGGTCCTTGCCGCTGTCCATGACTTGCTCGAAAAAACGGCATGA
- a CDS encoding glycosyltransferase family 4 protein, which produces MKLAIVRQKYTPFGGAERFVASALDALRAQGVAVEVIAREWRGDTAGVLCDPFYLGRTWRDWSFARCVQKIISAGKYDLVQSHERIPGCHIYRAGDGVHATWLELSGKPWRLAPWHRYTLAAEAALLRHPDLRAVICNSRMVKDDIAQRFPEAADKLHVIYNGVDTRHFHPGLRKEHRTAVRAKVGAGKTAAVILFVGSGYERKGVATLIEALAQMDTRSAEAWIVGRDKHEARYQRLAMRCGVADRVRFLGAQSDVRPFYGAADLFCLPTIYDPLPNAALEALACGLPVVTTENCGAAELLTSGINGALVPASSPGNVWAPVLEHMLARAAEPNTPTSAREAVAANDFAAMTERLIALYASLGITKALV; this is translated from the coding sequence ATGAAGCTCGCGATCGTGCGGCAGAAATACACCCCCTTCGGCGGCGCCGAGCGTTTCGTCGCGAGCGCGCTCGACGCGCTGCGCGCGCAAGGCGTGGCGGTCGAGGTCATCGCGCGCGAATGGCGAGGCGACACCGCGGGCGTTCTCTGTGATCCCTTCTATCTCGGCCGCACCTGGCGCGATTGGAGTTTCGCGCGCTGCGTGCAAAAGATCATCAGCGCCGGAAAATACGACCTGGTGCAATCACATGAACGCATCCCCGGCTGCCACATCTACCGCGCCGGTGACGGCGTGCATGCCACCTGGCTCGAGCTATCCGGAAAACCCTGGCGGCTTGCGCCCTGGCATCGCTATACGCTGGCTGCCGAGGCGGCGCTGTTGCGCCATCCCGACTTGCGCGCCGTGATCTGCAACTCGCGCATGGTGAAAGACGACATCGCGCAGCGCTTTCCAGAAGCGGCAGACAAACTCCATGTCATCTACAACGGCGTCGACACCCGGCATTTCCATCCGGGGCTACGCAAGGAACATCGCACCGCCGTGCGCGCGAAAGTCGGCGCTGGAAAGACGGCAGCCGTGATCCTCTTCGTCGGCTCGGGCTATGAACGAAAAGGGGTGGCGACCCTGATCGAGGCGCTCGCGCAGATGGATACCCGCAGCGCCGAAGCCTGGATCGTCGGCCGCGACAAGCATGAAGCGCGCTACCAACGACTGGCCATGCGCTGCGGCGTCGCCGACAGGGTGCGTTTCCTGGGTGCGCAAAGCGATGTGCGCCCGTTTTACGGCGCGGCCGATCTTTTCTGCCTACCGACGATTTACGACCCGCTGCCGAACGCCGCGCTGGAAGCTCTGGCCTGCGGGCTGCCGGTGGTCACGACGGAAAATTGCGGCGCGGCCGAGTTGCTTACCTCCGGCATTAATGGTGCACTCGTGCCTGCTTCGTCACCAGGGAATGTTTGGGCACCCGTACTAGAACACATGCTCGCGCGCGCCGCCGAGCCAAATACCCCGACGTCGGCACGCGAGGCCGTAGCTGCCAATGACTTCGCTGCCATGACGGAGAGGCTCATTGCCTTATACGCTTCGCTGGGCATCACCAAGGCCCTCGTATAA
- a CDS encoding glycosyltransferase family 2 protein — MTPISAVVITRDAASQLAKCLDSLAFCDEILVVDSGSTDGTIELARRRGARVIETHWRGFGAQKQFAVEQAAHDWVLCVDADEWVSGILKDSICAALGAPSFPAYRFARCNRFMGRYLRHGEGYPDLSLRLFDRRHAHWSSDAVHERVVADGPVGVLAGDLMHDSAESLERYLEKQNRYSSLAAQAQLAAGKKSSLLRLVGSPLIRFIKFYVLRLGFLDGLPGLVHISIGCFASFAKHAKMLAAARR; from the coding sequence ATGACCCCTATTTCCGCTGTGGTGATTACCCGCGATGCCGCTTCGCAACTGGCGAAGTGCCTCGATTCGCTCGCCTTTTGCGATGAAATCCTCGTCGTCGATTCCGGCAGCACGGACGGCACGATCGAACTTGCCCGGCGCCGCGGTGCCCGCGTGATCGAAACGCATTGGCGCGGTTTTGGAGCGCAAAAGCAATTCGCCGTCGAGCAGGCGGCCCACGACTGGGTGCTGTGCGTCGATGCCGACGAGTGGGTCAGCGGCATCCTCAAGGACAGCATCTGTGCCGCGCTGGGTGCGCCGAGTTTTCCCGCTTACCGTTTCGCCCGCTGCAATCGCTTCATGGGCCGCTATCTGCGTCACGGCGAAGGTTATCCCGACTTGAGCTTGCGGCTCTTCGATCGGCGCCATGCCCACTGGTCGAGTGATGCGGTGCATGAACGCGTGGTGGCGGACGGCCCGGTCGGCGTGCTTGCCGGCGATCTGATGCACGATTCGGCCGAATCGCTGGAGCGCTATCTGGAAAAACAGAACCGCTATTCGAGCCTCGCCGCGCAGGCCCAGCTTGCGGCGGGAAAGAAGAGCTCGCTGCTTCGCCTGGTCGGCTCGCCGCTCATCCGTTTCATCAAATTTTATGTTCTGCGGCTAGGCTTTCTCGACGGCCTGCCGGGACTGGTGCATATCTCGATTGGCTGTTTCGCAAGCTTTGCCAAGCACGCCAAGATGCTCGCTGCCGCGCGTCGCTGA
- a CDS encoding chloride channel protein — MRSIATPEGGPAPPGTSRAPAPIASLITRWEQSRRWRTAYLRLWTSRLLLWGGAVCVGLLAVLFAEMAEGAVRGFHTLYDRFWWWPLFIGPTGGALVVWMTRRWFRGAEGSGIPQAIVEIHHSKLPAGHEPLLSLKIAFGKIVLGAAALFAGFSAGREGPTVQVGAAVMNSLDGLLHRSLNIQRRHLIAAGGAAGIAAAFNAPIAGIMFAIEELNHGLEQRMSGLLIVAIVIAGVVSQAFFGAGAYFGWVSYTGLKSNLQMVWVVAIALVCGLAGGMFARLMLAVSAREGSFFNRYRSLHPIRYAAVCGLLIALIGYLSDFSSIGTGYTETRNLLERNAQLPWHFGIDKFFATLISYASGIPGGIFAPSLAIGAGIGNNIAGLLADQLHSGTVLVLCAAGFLAAVTQAPITAFVIVMEMVSGYGIVIDLMLASLLASAVSRALCPPLYQTLAQRMMGTAPRHAPPS; from the coding sequence GTGAGGTCTATCGCAACGCCTGAGGGCGGACCTGCTCCGCCAGGAACATCGCGAGCCCCAGCCCCGATCGCTAGCCTCATCACCCGCTGGGAGCAGTCGCGCCGCTGGCGCACCGCCTATCTGCGCTTATGGACGAGCCGCCTGCTGTTGTGGGGCGGTGCCGTCTGCGTCGGCCTGCTGGCCGTGCTGTTCGCCGAAATGGCCGAAGGTGCCGTGCGCGGCTTTCACACCCTGTACGACAGATTCTGGTGGTGGCCGCTTTTCATCGGCCCGACCGGCGGCGCCCTCGTCGTCTGGATGACGCGCCGCTGGTTCCGTGGCGCGGAGGGCAGCGGCATTCCGCAAGCGATCGTCGAGATCCATCACAGCAAGCTACCGGCAGGCCATGAACCGCTGCTATCGCTAAAAATCGCTTTCGGCAAGATCGTGCTCGGCGCAGCGGCGCTGTTCGCCGGTTTTTCCGCGGGCCGGGAAGGACCCACGGTGCAGGTCGGCGCGGCCGTGATGAACAGCCTCGACGGACTATTGCACCGTAGCCTCAACATCCAGCGCCGTCATTTGATCGCCGCCGGCGGGGCAGCCGGCATCGCCGCAGCCTTCAATGCACCGATCGCCGGCATCATGTTCGCGATCGAGGAGCTCAATCATGGTCTCGAACAGCGCATGAGCGGCTTGTTGATCGTCGCGATCGTGATCGCCGGCGTCGTCTCGCAGGCATTTTTCGGTGCTGGCGCTTATTTCGGCTGGGTCAGCTACACGGGCCTCAAGAGCAACCTGCAGATGGTCTGGGTGGTCGCGATCGCCCTCGTCTGCGGACTGGCCGGCGGCATGTTCGCCCGTCTGATGCTGGCCGTCAGCGCCCGCGAGGGGTCTTTTTTCAACCGCTACCGCAGCCTCCATCCAATCCGGTATGCCGCGGTCTGCGGCCTCTTGATCGCGCTGATCGGCTATCTTTCCGACTTCAGCAGCATCGGCACCGGCTATACCGAGACGCGCAACCTGCTGGAACGCAATGCGCAGCTGCCCTGGCATTTCGGCATCGACAAGTTTTTCGCGACGCTGATCTCCTACGCCAGCGGCATTCCGGGCGGTATCTTTGCGCCCTCCCTGGCCATCGGCGCCGGCATCGGCAACAACATCGCCGGCCTGCTCGCCGACCAACTGCACAGCGGCACGGTGCTGGTGCTGTGCGCCGCCGGCTTCCTCGCCGCCGTTACCCAAGCGCCGATCACCGCCTTCGTGATCGTCATGGAGATGGTCAGCGGCTACGGCATCGTCATCGACCTGATGCTCGCCTCGCTGCTCGCCTCGGCCGTCTCGCGCGCCCTCTGTCCGCCGCTCTATCAGACCCTGGCGCAGCGCATGATGGGCACCGCGCCCCGCCACGCGCCGCCAAGCTGA